Genomic DNA from Longimicrobium sp.:
GGAGCACCTTCCTGCTTCGCCTTCCGCGCCATGCGGATGGATAGGGTGCAGTCCATTCCCGCGGGGGCGAAGCGGAGCCGCGGGTACTCCGGAACCAGGGTCCTTCCCCCTTGCCCTGTTCGCCTGTAGGATTCAACGTGCGTCGTGACCGCCGGCCCCGGGACAGGTCGTGGTGCGGCGCACCTCCCGGCTCTCGTCCCACCCCCTCGCGGAAACCCCGTCCACAGGAATGACTCCGATGAACCGAGCATCTCGTTGTGTGGTGCTGCTGATCGCGGCGCTGGCCGGGTTGCTGGCGCCCCGGGCGGCATGGGCCCAGGTGACCACCGGGTCGCTCAGCGGCACGGTGGCCTCGAGCACCGGCGAGCCCGTGGCGGGCGCCAGCGTGACCGCCGTCCACCAGCCCTCCGGAACCCGGTACTCGGGTGCCACCCGGGCCGATGGACGGTTCCAGCTTCCGGGAATGCGCGTCGGCGGGCCGTACACCGTCACCGTGGCGCGCCTGGGGCTGGGCACCCAGAGCCGCCAGGGGGTCACCGTGAACCTGGGTTCCACCACCGACCTGTCGTTCCGCCTGGCCGAGGCGACCCTGGTCCTGGACGAGGTGACGGTGCAGGGGCAGCGGGCGGGCGCCGTGTTCAGCCCCGACCGGACCGGGGCGGCGACGACGGTTGCGCGCGAGCAGATCGACGCCATGCCCACGGTCAACCGCCGCATCGAGGACTTCGCCCGGCTGACCCCGCAGGCGAGCAGCGGGCTGTCGTTCGCGGGCACCGACAACCGGCTGAACAACATCACGGTCGACGGTTCGTACTTCAACAACTCGTTCGGCCTGGCGGGCGCGCCGGGGCAGCGGACGGGCGTGGCGCCGATCTCCCTGGACGCCATCGAGCAGGTGCAGGTGAACGTGGCGCCCTTCGACGTGCGCCAGGGCAACTTCGTGGGCGCGGGGGTGAACACCGTTACCCGCAGCGGCACCAACGAGCTGCATGGCGCGCTGCGGTTCGACTTCCGCGACGAGGGGCTGGTGGGCGACCA
This window encodes:
- a CDS encoding carboxypeptidase-like regulatory domain-containing protein, which produces MNRASRCVVLLIAALAGLLAPRAAWAQVTTGSLSGTVASSTGEPVAGASVTAVHQPSGTRYSGATRADGRFQLPGMRVGGPYTVTVARLGLGTQSRQGVTVNLGSTTDLSFRLAEATLVLDEVTVQGQRAGAVFSPDRTGAATTVAREQIDAMPTVNRRIEDFARLTPQASSGLSFAGTDNRLNNITVDGSYFNNSFGLAGAPGQRTGVAPISLDAIEQVQVNVAPFDVRQGNFVGAGVNTVTRSGTNELHGALRFDFRDEGLVGD